The following coding sequences are from one Clostridioides difficile ATCC 9689 = DSM 1296 window:
- a CDS encoding 4Fe-4S dicluster domain-containing protein, which produces MFQFETQIHKLRHDVLTAIARLGKEDNLTREAMDNIQYEIIKGEKPTYRCCVYKERAIISERVNVSMGLQPGQDKIDLDTMDIEEDEQIIYILEAACDSCPINEFTVTDICRGCLAHRCKEACKFGAITHVGGMAYINHELCKACGMCKKACQYDAISEVVRPCKSVCPTNALGFDRENMKAMIHEDKCLNCGACMSACPFGAISDKSLIAPVARKLVQKEKMYAVVAPAITGQVEANVTYGQIKNAIKSLGFVDVLEAACGADAVTVHESLEFAERMEKGEAFMTNSCCPGFVGYIEKTYPNHVGKISSTVSPMIASGRFIKSHEPDAKVVFIGPCTAKKSEAAKKELKGAVDYVLTFEEIMALFEAFDIDLAKCSNEDIDDASIFGRGFGAAGGLTKAIENYLAEKGIGVNFEPVKISGSREIKKTMTMANLGKLEGNFIEGMMCEGGCINGSGKFLSGAKVKATFDRKNSQSTKKSVLANTKIKDFSNINLEK; this is translated from the coding sequence ATGTTTCAATTTGAAACACAAATACACAAATTAAGACATGATGTTTTAACTGCAATAGCTAGACTTGGAAAAGAAGATAACCTTACCAGAGAAGCAATGGATAATATTCAGTATGAAATAATAAAAGGTGAGAAACCTACATACAGATGCTGTGTTTATAAAGAAAGAGCTATAATATCTGAGAGAGTAAATGTAAGTATGGGGTTACAACCAGGTCAAGATAAGATAGATTTAGATACAATGGATATAGAAGAAGATGAACAAATTATATATATTTTGGAAGCTGCATGTGACAGTTGTCCAATAAATGAATTTACAGTAACAGATATTTGTAGAGGATGTCTAGCACATAGATGTAAAGAAGCTTGTAAATTTGGAGCTATAACACATGTCGGAGGAATGGCCTATATAAATCATGAATTATGTAAGGCTTGTGGAATGTGTAAAAAAGCTTGTCAATATGATGCCATCTCAGAGGTTGTTAGACCATGTAAGAGTGTTTGTCCAACTAATGCCTTAGGATTTGATAGAGAAAATATGAAAGCTATGATACATGAGGATAAATGTTTAAACTGTGGAGCATGTATGTCAGCATGTCCATTTGGAGCAATATCTGATAAGAGTTTGATAGCTCCTGTAGCTAGAAAGTTAGTTCAAAAAGAGAAAATGTATGCGGTGGTAGCTCCAGCTATAACAGGTCAAGTTGAAGCAAATGTTACATATGGTCAAATAAAAAATGCTATAAAATCACTAGGATTTGTTGATGTATTAGAAGCAGCTTGTGGAGCAGATGCAGTTACAGTTCATGAAAGCTTAGAATTTGCTGAAAGAATGGAAAAGGGAGAAGCTTTTATGACAAATTCTTGTTGTCCAGGATTTGTTGGTTATATAGAAAAAACATACCCAAATCATGTAGGAAAAATATCTTCTACAGTGTCTCCTATGATAGCTAGTGGTAGATTTATAAAAAGTCATGAACCAGATGCTAAAGTTGTATTCATAGGACCATGTACAGCCAAAAAGAGTGAGGCAGCTAAGAAAGAATTAAAAGGAGCTGTTGATTATGTACTTACTTTTGAAGAAATAATGGCATTATTTGAGGCATTTGATATAGACTTGGCTAAGTGTTCAAATGAAGATATAGATGATGCATCAATTTTTGGAAGAGGTTTTGGAGCTGCTGGTGGTCTTACAAAAGCTATAGAAAATTATCTTGCTGAAAAAGGTATTGGTGTTAATTTTGAACCTGTAAAGATTTCTGGTTCAAGAGAAATCAAGAAAACTATGACTATGGCTAATTTAGGAAAGCTAGAAGGTAATTTTATAGAAGGAATGATGTGTGAAGGTGGTTGTATAAATGGTTCTGGTAAATTCTTATCAGGTGCAAAGGTTAAAGCCACTTTTGATAGAAAAAATTCTCAATCAACTAAGAAAAGTGTCTTAGCAAATACAAAGATAAAAGATTTTAGTAATATAAATTTAGAAAAATAA